A genome region from Euphorbia lathyris chromosome 4, ddEupLath1.1, whole genome shotgun sequence includes the following:
- the LOC136227939 gene encoding uncharacterized protein — MEDYSSPLDEGIEELKHCVLYISELEATIVAANDEIRRREIEILNLKHILTKTMKERNEAEQESKKLSLEKLIIQQQTADESENGRRALPEKGKLLEAVKEAGPLLHTLLLAGPLPQWQHPPPPPSFTTKIVVDGYNFSCFDNLS; from the exons atggAAGACTATTCTAGTCCTCTAGATGAG GGAATTGAAGAACTGAAGCATTGTGTGTTGTACATAAGTGAATTAGAAGCCACAATTGTTGCAGCTAATGATGAAATcagaagaagagaaattgagaTACTTAATCTCAAACatattttaacaaaaaccaTGAAAGAAAGAAATGAAGCTGAACAAGAATCCAAGAAACTGTCTCTTGAAAAACTTATCATCCAACAGCAAACTGCAGATGAATCAGAAAATGGAAGGAGGGCATTGCCAGAAAAAGGGAAGCTTTTAGAGGCAGTGAAAGAAGCAGGTCCACTTTTACACACACTTTTACTAGCTGGACCTCTTCCACAATGGCAacatcctcctcctcctccatctTTCACCACCAAAATTGTGGTGGATGGCTACAACTTTTCATGTTTTGATAATCTTAGTTAG